A window of Cryptomeria japonica chromosome 3, Sugi_1.0, whole genome shotgun sequence contains these coding sequences:
- the LOC131038289 gene encoding receptor kinase-like protein Xa21, whose amino-acid sequence MAPLLFFCLMLSIISISALPHSLNDNSQQQQQYLLLQFKTAISNNNNISLTDWTSHRPLCNWTGVTCNLSSHFVVALNLSSMNLHGIISPLLANISFLRSLDLSNNALTGTIPPQLGQLPHLQLLWLYRNQLQGTIPPSLSACRSLYNLALSYNQLQGSIPPELNRLTSLKNLYLGSNNLTGTIPRSLANLSALVELYLEENDLTGTIPPELGALLQLKDLSLYRNQLSGTIPPQLGELPRLQLLWLHRNQLHGTIPPTLSACRSLYDLALSYNQLQGSIPPGLSSLTALKNLYLGGNSLTGKIPRSFKNMSSLVLLYLEDNDLTGTIPPELGMLTHLHELHMSENHLSGSIPSSLTNLSKLNELILYQNQLSGHIPWDIGNKLSNLTYLSLWANQLSGNIPNSIGNCSRLDTLTVTQNRLDGIVPMELGKLSLLTVLYLSQNQLVSTRRSTLDFLNALTNCSHLELIDVSDNHFTGILPPSIGQLSSNLSRLNLSHNMISGTIPQQIANLTNLTFLDLGSNLFSGNIPPAIKNFRFLERLYLNGNKLDGRIPSEIGQMQHLGLLDLSKNQLAGKIPESLCSPQQLRRLHLQHNNLSGEIPVSLNGCRNLELLDFSYNKLRGSIPREVIVSLQNLQFYLNLSWNSLEGFLPQEMSKIVKAQAIDISGNRLNGVIPNALGDCTELEHLNLSHNAFDGPIPDSLSKLQNLQEMDLSANFLSGSIPMSLGRLKVLNYMNVSFNKLSGQIPEGGLFPNRTVITLFEGNLGLCGPSNYSLPPCPKQSREKHSLLIKIVLSVVGTIALLLVSFIIGMLWRHKLSRKLLHPSNSFFQRLGYPKFSYQDLVTATSGFEESNLLGVGNFGSVYKGILRDGKIVAIKALNLHNEESHKSFNTECRVLGRIRHRNLIRIISAFYYPSLKGLVLQYASNGSLEKHLYSDRDDQDFFELGLSVCLSISIDVAHGMEYLHHDCPMQIVHCDLKPSNVLLDANMTAFVTDFGISRLITTPNSTDSLSTATFALKGSIGYIAPEYGLGGSVSIKGDVYSYGILILEMVTKKRPSDDMFVGDLSLQKWVRSAFPDRVAEIADSRLLRDMNSSMEENGFLLSFIHVGLLCTNESPRERPSMRDVARALENIKTYLVGNEASSNLTSTISDLLRNTNSSLLSASDSRSSTF is encoded by the exons ATGGCTCCTCTCTTGTTCTTCTGTTTAATGCTTTCCATCATTTCAATCTCTGCTCTTCCTCATTCTCTCAATGATaactcacaacaacaacaacaatatttgcTCTTGCAATTCAAAACGGCCATTTCGAACAACAATAACATTTCCCTGACCGACTGGACTTCCCATCGCCCCCTCTGCAATTGGACTGGCGTTACCTGCAATCTCTCTTCTCACTTTGTCGTCGCCCTCAATTTATCCAGCATGAACTTACATGGCATCATCTCTCCTCTACTGGCGAATATCTCTTTTCTTCGATCCCTTGATCTCTCcaacaatgccctcactggtaccaTACCACCTCAACTCGGCCAACTTCCCCATCTGCAGCTACTCTGGCTCTACCGCAATCAATTGCAAGGAACCATTCCGCCCTCTCTCTCCGCTTGCCGCAGTTTGTATAACTTGGCGCTCTCCTATAACCAACTGCAAGGCAGCATTCCACCCGAGTTGAATCGCCTCACAAGCTTGAAAAACCTTTACCTGGGATCAAACAATCTCACAGGTACCATTCCTCGCTCTCTAGCAAATCTGTCCGCTTTAGTTGAACTGTATTTGGAAGAGAATGATCTCACAGGTACCATTCCCCCTGAATTGGGAGCCCTGCTTCAACTAAAGGACCTTTCTCTTTATAGGAATCAGCTGTCAGGCACCATTCCACCTCAACTCGGTGAACTTCCCCGTCTGCAGCTACTCTGGCTCCACCGCAATCAATTGCATGGAACCATTCCGCCTACTCTGTCCGCCTGCCGCAGTTTGTATGACTTGGCGCTCTCCTATAACCAACTGCAAGGCAGCATTCCGCCCGGGCTGAGTAGCCTCACAGCTTTGAAGAACCTTTACTTGGGAGGAAACAGTCTCACCGGTAAAATTCCCCGTTCTTTCAAAAATATGTCTTCTTTAGTTCTTTTGTATTTGGAGGATAATGATCTCACAGGTACTATTCCTCCTGAACTGGGCATGCTCACTCACCTACATGAGCTACACATGAGTGAAAATCACCTATCAGGCAGTATTCCTTCCTCTTTAACAAATCTCTCAAAATTGAACGAATTAATTTTATATCAAAACCAGCTAAGTGGGCATATTCCATGGGACATTGGTAACAAGCTTTCCAATTTGACATACCTCAGTTTATGGGCAAATCAGCTTAGTGGAAACATAccaaattcaattggaaattgtTCCAGACTCGACACACTTACAGTAACTCAAAACCGGCTCGATGGAATAGTGCCAATGGAACTTGGTAAGTTGAGCCTCCTTACCGTGCTTTATCTAAGCCAGAATCAACTTGTTAGTACCAGGAGAAGCACATTGGACTTTCTGAATGCTCTCACAAACTGTTCCCACTTGGAATTAATAGATGTGTCAGACAATCATTTCACTGGTATATTACCTCCATCCATCGGCCAACTGTCTTCCAATCTCTCTCGCCTGAATTTATCCCACAACATGATTAGTGGAACCATACCTCAGCAAATAGCCAATCTGACAAATTTAACCTTCTTAGATTTAGGCAGTAATCTTTTCAGTGGCAATATTCCACCTGCAATTAAAAACTTCCGCTTCTTGGAAAGATTGTATCTGAATGGGAACAAATTAGATGGAAGAATTCCAAGTGAGATAGGTCAAATGCAACATCTCGGACTCTTGGATCTTAGTAAAAACCAACTAGCTGGAAAAATACCAGAGTCCCTTTGTAGCCCCCAACAGCTTAGGCGTCTTCATCTTCAGCACAACAACTTATCGGGTGAGATCCCTGTTAGTTTAAATGGATGTCGGAATTTGGAGCTCCTTGATTTCTCTTACAATAAGCTGCGGGGAAGCATACCTCGTGAAGTCATTGTCAGCCTTCAAAACCTACAATTCTATCTCAATCTTTCGTGGAATTCTCTTGAAGGGTTCTTGCCACAGGAGATGAGTAAAATTGTAAAGGCTCAAGCCATTGATATCTCTGGAAATCGACTTAATGGAGTGATTCCAAATGCTCTAGGAGATTGCACTGAACTAGAGCATCTAAATCTGTCCCACAATGCCTTTGATGGTCCAATACCAGATTCACTATCCAAATTACAAAATCTCCAAGAAATGGATCTTTCTGCCAACTTTTTGTCAGGTTCAATACCAATGTCTCTTGGAAGACTAAAAGTACTTAACTACATGAATGTTTCTTTCAATAAATTGTCAGGTCAAATTCCAGAAGGAGGGCTGTTTCCGAACAGAACTGTTATAACATTGTTTGAGGGAAACCTTGGCCTCTGTGGCCCAAGTAATTATTCATTACCTCCATGCCCAAAGCAGAGCCGGGAAAAGCATTCACTCCTGATAAAAATTGTCTTATCAGTTGTTGGAACCATTGCTTTATTATTAGTCTCTTTCATTATAGGAATGCTATGGAGGCATAAACTTTCAAGAAAACTATTGCATCCCTCAAACTCTTTTTTTCAAAGGCTCGGCTATCCAAAATTTTCTTATCAAGATCTTGTAACTGCAACATCTGGATTTGAGGAGTCAAACTTGCTTGGAGTGGGTAACTTTGGATCAGTCTATAAAGGCATTTTGAGGGATGGTAAGATAGTTGCCATCAAGGCTCTTAATTTACACAATGAGGAATCTCATAAGAGCTTTAACACAGAATGCAGAGTGTTAGGTAGGATCAGGCACCGCAACCTCATCAGAATCATAAGTGCTTTCTACTACCCTAGCTTGAAAGGTTTGGTTCTTCAATATGCATCAAATGGGAGCTTGGAAAAGCATTTGTATTCTGACAGAGATGATCAGGACTTTTTTGAATTGGGATTGAGTGTGTGTTTGAGCATTTCTATAGATGTAGCCCATGGCATGGAATATTTACATCATGATTGTCCAATGCAAATTGTTCACTGTGATTTGAAACCTAGCAATGTGCTCCTGGATGCCAATATGACAGCCTTTGTGACTGATTTTGGTATATCCCGTTTAATTACCACTCCAAATTCCACAGATTCATTGAGTACAGCAACATTTGCCCTCAAGGGATCTATTGGCTATATTGCTCCAG AGTATGGATTGGGCGGGAGTGTTTCTATAAAGGGAGATGTTTACAGTTATGGAATTCTGATATTAGAGATGGTTACAAAGAAGAGGCCAAGTGATGACATGTTTGTGGGAGACCTGAGCTTGCAAAAGTGGGTGAGGTCAGCTTTTCCTGATAGAGTGGCAGAGATTGCTGATAGTAGGTTGCTGAGGGATATGAATTCAAGCATGGAAGAAAATGGATTtcttctttcattcattcatgttgGTTTGCTATGCACCAATGAATCGCCAAGAGAACGACCCTCCATGAGAGATGTAGCCAGGGCCTTGGAGAACATCAAGACGTATTTGGTGGGAAATGAAGCCTCTTCCAATTTAACATCTACTATATCAGACCTCTTACGCAATACCAATTCAAGTCTATTATCAGCATCAGATAGTCGAAGTTCTACATTTTAG